A window from Syntrophobacterales bacterium encodes these proteins:
- a CDS encoding transposase yields the protein VGPKRRGRRKQSKARNLLDRFRNHHDGILAFMRDFSVPFDNNLAERDLRMMKLRQKISGTFRSFDALVDFCRIRGYVSTARKNGINALDALRRVFPGDPFIPAANTS from the coding sequence GGTCGGCCCAAAGCGCCGGGGCCGCCGCAAACAGAGTAAAGCCCGCAACCTGCTCGACCGATTCCGGAACCACCACGACGGCATCCTCGCCTTCATGCGTGACTTCTCGGTCCCGTTCGACAACAACCTCGCGGAGCGTGATCTGCGAATGATGAAGCTGCGGCAGAAGATCTCCGGCACCTTCCGCAGCTTTGACGCCCTCGTGGACTTCTGCCGTATCCGCGGCTATGTCTCCACGGCCAGGAAGAACGGCATCAACGCCCTCGATGCCCTGCGCCGCGTCTTTCCGGGAGACCCCTTCATCCCTGCCGCCAACACCTCGTAG